A single region of the Anopheles funestus chromosome X, idAnoFuneDA-416_04, whole genome shotgun sequence genome encodes:
- the LOC125762045 gene encoding uncharacterized protein LOC125762045 → MIFYRATRFSLRSLLHVQKVRAEFVKRFCGRNQPATKAKETYPPSMGTANDNHLRRTDEQQQQQQRHHHHHHRRSQNQRQQQRASEGKSAPPAEQAVSKNGAIVAKGRTKQSKGDEPDDWQYPFQQQQREEPAWNAKERTNEREWGGFKKPGLKYPESDDCDSLPPPPPPDDDSYFDDDDRLSHGHHHHHHHHHQLHQQQQQHLDASLKKDRKLRSNSDSSNTTSHKNGAAHGLGGGGKTANGGHGHHHHHHHHHHHSRSAMHPKSSRAESVLSSDSDIRFTRRKLGDNQKCGCALIAGFLLILLCAGAIVYVGYTYLRPEPLPDRIFRARLRVIEGDRWTPELADQNTLRFQHRARDYRERINLIMRRSDLREPFEGSEILALDGNEEPGDLTLHFALYFDPYAELVSAADLRSILLEEITGQERKYFRNLTIDPNSLVIKEVSGTGDDIVGTSSSPLGGKDEVTVEIVTTARPPRKCEPLRLGYCRSVGYNVTTYPNFFGHGSLEEVEADLISFRELVDAECFRQAFDFICRLLQPPCEYRTLEEPTPGTVCRQYCQAFWAGCGERLPERLRRYLDCERFPESTGVQSCHSKPGCTGELQANALSSRLCDGVADCADLSDENTCTFCAYGAISCGRSRACYARNARCDGKLDCPDGSDEKDCLSISPQVSFLTFPPPIVPFRPRFYSEGYAVFSEKGTTGKLCSVGMEGNEYVRNTVAESLCKALGYERVDYSEIRNDTEPNTSYVRVLDPRASEISFVRTQCQSKQSLYVACSHLECGVQSTLPATQSIGLSKMATPGDWPWHVALLRADTHVCDGTLVSKDWVLTTESCFQGQAKATWMAVFGAVRLSSNAPWTQRRRIIGMVKSPVEGSTAAMVRLETPVIYSDFVRPICLPDIPLKETIDRSDNNVTPTPHAEKYSTSKGGKVSGRKLKEYRQYFEMPGDDELATDEYGDLNEAAKYVNQYSADFTDEQYHIPKAEAAVGATHGRTTVSSVPGAGPVGPAAYPLPANSPQTNNYISALNYISSGGVANVGAGGAGFQQPTKLGKQSQWTNCNTLGWSRQRDHLQRVQLKLIDMSPCENISIATVNSMCAESAYHKQDCSEEEFAGSPVICLLPSDRRWALVGISSWRIACAPNGIERPRMYDKVIPNTPWIRDTISATVT, encoded by the exons ATGATTTTCTACCGTGCGACTCGATTTAGCTTGCGATCACTGTTGCACGTGCAAAAGGTTCGGGCAGAGTTTGTAAAGCGATTTTGTGGCAGAAATCAACCAGCTACTAAAGCGAAAGAGACATACCCGCCTAGTATGGGTACGGCGAACGACAATCATTTAAGACGTACGgatgaacagcagcagcagcagcagcgacaccaccatcaccatcacagGCGGTCGCAAAATCAGCGCCAGCAGCAACGGGCCTCGGAGGGCAAAAGTGCGCCACCGGCCGAACAGGCGGTGTCGAAAAACGGTGCCATCGTAGCTAAAGGGCGCACGAAGCAATCGaaaggcgacgaacccgacgATTGGCAGTACCCAtttcagcaacagcaacgggAAGAACCCGCCTGGAACGCTAAAGAACGTACGAACGAGCGGGAATGGGGTGGTTTTAAG AAACCCGGACTGAAGTATCCCGAGTCGGATGATTGCGATTCCctgccgccaccaccaccaccggacgACGATTCTTactttgatgatgatgatcggctTTCACACggtcaccaccatcaccatcaccaccatcaccagctacaccagcaacagcaacagc ATCTGGACGCGAGCCTCAAGAAGGATAGGAAGTTGCGCTCGAACTCGGACAGCTCCAACACTActagt CATAAGAACGGTGCGGCACATGGGCTCGGTGGCGGAGGCAAGACGGCGAACGGAGGACacggccatcatcatcaccatcaccatcatcatcatcacagcCGGTCGGCGATGCACCCGAAGAGTAGCCGGGCGGAATCGGTCCTGTCAAGCGATTCGGACATCCGGTTTACCCGCCGCAAGCTCGGTGACAATCAGAAATGTGGCTGTGCGCTCATTGCTGGCTTTCTGCTAATTTTGCTGTGCGCGGGTGCGATCGTATACGTTGGAT ATACGTATTTACGGCCGGAGCCATTACCCGACCGAATATTTCGGGCACGTTTGCGAGTGATCGAGGGTGACCGGTGGACGCCGGAGTTGGCAGATCAGAACACGCTGCGGTTTCAGCATCGTGCACGGGATTACCGGGAACGCATCAATCTCATCATGCGTCGTTCGGATCTGCGCGAACCGTTCGAGGGTAGTGAAATTCTCGCACTGGATGG GAACGAGGAACCGGGTGATCTGACGCTACATTTCGCACTGTACTTTGATCCGTACGCTGAGTTGGTATCGGCCGCCGACTTACGTTCTATACTGCTGGAGGAGATTACTGGCCAGGAGCGGAAGTACTTCCGAAATCTGACAATCGATCCGAACAGTCTGGTGATCAAGGAGGTCTCGGGTACGGGTGATGATATCGTCGGTACGTCCTCCTCACCGTTGGGTGGCAAAGATGAGGTTACGGTGGAAATCGTAACGACCGCCCGTCCACCAAGAAAGTGTGAACCGCTCCGGCTAGGCTATTGCCGTTCGGTCGGGTACAATGTGACGACCTATCCGAACTTCTTCGGCCATGGATCGCTTGAGGAGGTTGAGGCAGACTTGATCTCCTTCCGGGAGCTCGTCGATGCGGAATGTTTCCGGCAGGCATTCGACTTTATCTGCCGACTATTGCAGCCACCGTGTGAGTATCGTACACTGGAGGAACCAACACCCGGCACAGTTTGCCGACAGTACTGTCAGGCATTTTGGGCTGGTTGTGGTGAACGATTGCCGGAGCGTCTTCGCCGTTACCTGGACTGTGAACGCTTCCCCGAATCGACCGGTGTACAGTCGTGTCATAGTAAACCAGGCTGTACCGGTGAACTGCAGGCAAATGCGTTGTCATCTCGATTGTGTGATGGAGTCGCCGACTGTGCTGATTTGTCGGATGAGAACACCTGTACCTTCTGTGCTTATGGGGCTATTTCGTGCGGTAGAAGTCGTGCGTGTTACGCACGCAATGCACGCTGTGACGGAAAGCTTGACTGTCCCGATGGAAGCGATGAGAAGGATTGCC TTTCAATTTCACCACAAGTAAGCTTCCTCACATTCCCACCGCCTATTGTACCGTTCCGGCCACGGTTCTACTCGGAAGGATATGCGGTGTTTTCGGAGAAGGGTACCACCGGTAAGCTGTGTTCGGTTGGCATGGAAGGTAACGAGTACGTGCGCAATACTGTTGCGGAGTCACTGTGCAAGGCGCTCGGCTACGAGCGTGTCGATTATTCGGAGATCCGCAACGATACGGAACCGAACACTAGCTACGTGCGGGTATTGGATCCCCGTGCGTCCGAGATTTCGTTCGTACGTACACAGTGCCAGAGCAAACAGTCGCTGTACGTTGCCTGTAGTCATCTGGAGTGCGGCGTACAGTCTACGTTGCCCGCAACGCAAAGCATCGGGCTATCAAAGATGGCTACACCGGGTGATTGGCCGTGGCACGTTGCCCTGCTGCGTGCAGATACACACGTCTGCGATGGAACGTTG GTCTCTAAGGATTGGGTGCTCACAACCGAGTCATGCTTCCAAGGACAGGCAAAAGCAACATGGATGGCAGTGTTTGGAGCAGTGCGGCTCTCTTCCAATGCGCCCTGGACGCAACGGCGTCGCATA ATCGGGATGGTAAAGTCACCGGTAGAGGGCAGCACCGCAGCAATGGTACGTCTGGAAACGCCTGTCATCTATTCGGACTTTGTTCGACCGATCTGTCTGCCGGATATACCACTGAAGGAAACGATCGATCGCAGTGACAACAATGTGACACCGACACCGCACGCGGAAAAGTATTCCACCAGCAAGGGCGGCAAGGTGAGTGGGCGTAAATTGAAGGAATATCGGCAGTATTTCGAGATGCCCGGAGATGATGAGCTGGCGACGGACGAGTATGGTGATCTGAACGAGGCAGCCAAATACGTCAACCAGTACAGTGCCGACTTTACCGATGAGCAGTATCATATACCGAAGGCGGAAGCAGCGGTTGGTGCAACGCACGGCCGTACGACGGTCTCCTCCGTCCCTGGCGCGGGACCTGTTGGACCAGCGGCCTATCCACTGCCGGCGAATTCGCCCCAAACCAACAACTACATCTCGGCGCTTAACTACATCAGCTCGGGCGGTGTAGCAAATGTTGGTGCGGGTGGTGCCGGCTTCCAGCAACCGACCAAACTCGGCAAGCAGAGCCAGTGGACGAACTGCAATACACTCGGCTGGTCGCGTCAGCGTGATCACCTGCAGCGGGTACAGCTGAAGCTGATCGACATGTCGCCGTGTGAGAATATTTCGATCGCTACCGTAAATAGTATGTGTGCGGAGTCGGCATACCACAAGCAGGATTGTAGTGAGGAGGAGTTTGCCGGTAGTCCGGTGATCTGTCTGCTACCGAGCGATCGGCGCTGGGCGCTAGTTGGTATAAGCTCCTGGCGTATTGCCTGTGCACCAAATGGTATTGAGCGGCCCCGGATGTATGACAAAGTGATACCGAATACGCCCTGGATTCGAGACACTATTTCCGCAACGGTGACGTGA